DNA sequence from the Nicotiana tomentosiformis chromosome 3, ASM39032v3, whole genome shotgun sequence genome:
CGAGCTGGGCCCTACCTTCGGAGAAAGCAGCTGCGACCTTTGAGGGATCCGAGAGGTCTTTGTTCTGCCGAAACCCATCGATTGTCCGGCGCTTAGTGTATTCCCGGATGTTGTAATCGGGGAACTGACGCGCCGTCTTCAGAAGCGAACGGAAAAGGGTAAGGACTTCCCCGCGGGACGGCGATGCCATCTTTTTTTCCAGAGATAACCAAAGGTTTTCAGATTCAGGCCTACGATTGTGTTTGTCGACGCGGCGTAGAGGTTTAGCTAAAAAAGTCGGGTTTTAACCAGGCGGGTTCACCAAAAACCGAAAAACTGAATCAACCCGAAAATTGAACCAAATGGACTAAAAAAATCGATACTTTttagatttgatttgatttttattttaaattttaaaaaccgattaaATTTGGTTTaattttggttttaatcaaaaaataatcgaaaaaaatcgaatcaaaccggttataaaagtagctatttaaatttattatatatatatatatatataaagtttctaaaattttacgGTACATACTagtcatttatatttttaatCTAGTTATttactattataataatctaattctttgcattaacattctagtttgatttgtagttttcttttgctaagtacaagaatttatttcatgttaaaaataatcgatttttaattgagaaCTTtagttattcatcactatttgattcaattatcattaatatatcttgataaatgatagatttctcaaagagcaattgatttgatagtgttacattGAAAATATAGTCGCcgaaatatgtgtttggtagtgtatgtatcatatttaagaaaaaaaccgatgaataaccgaaaaaattgaaaaactgacaaaaaccgaatcaaaccgaattgataaaaaaaaaacgacttaattggtttggtatgGTTCCAATATTTAAAAAAACAGACTTACTTGGTGTGGTTTCTTTTTCGGAAAAAAACGACCCAAACctaaccatgaacacccctagtttTAACACCAAGTGAGGAATTTTTTGGGAAAATGACAGCCGCTCAAACTAATCTATATGTACTTTTTTAAAAGTGagaaactcaaaaaaaaaaaaaagatttaaaagTTGAATTACTAAAATgtctattaaaaaataaaataattttttaactaTTTATTTATTAACAATTTATAAGGAAGAAACTTACCGCATTTATTGTgtcctaaatatatatatatatatatatatatatatatatgggttcaTTCTAAATAGTCACTAACTATCCCTAACAACCGTTGGATGCCATCAAGACTAAAACAAAGCCCTCACTATAAAAGCCTTTATATAGCCACCAAAAATGATCAGTCATAAGAAGTAAAAGAGCAATCACTTGGGGATATAATTTTCATCTATTTGTACCGTTTGAAAATTTTTCTGTCCTAAAAATGTTTTCATAAAAATGCCCCACTTACTCTTTTAGATTATCTTTTACCATGTCTATAACAatgtaaggatagtagtgttccaATTACTTGGAGTCTTCGTTATTGTGTAAgcatacaaatacaaatatgcGAAGAGATTTGAAAAAGGAATACGGATGCATTTGGGTTATTAAAAACGGTGgttaaagaagaagagaaaggtGGTGGATATTGTGGCAGTGATAGAATTTAGTATGCAATTGGTTATGATGACAAATGGCGACGAATAAAATTTGAATGCAAAGTACCCATCTTTACAATTTTTTTGGAGACAGCTCGTGCAAGGCCTTTTAGAACTGAGCCTCTTTGGAAAGTTAAAGAAGGTTTGATAttcgacaagagtgggttgctcgtgagcaccctccacttccaattaatagattgtgagttcgagtcaccccaaaagcaAGGTAGGAAGTTCTTGAAAGgagggaattaaaaaaaaaatagaaaaaaaaaatgaaagtatCAAAATATTTCGGGTTTTATTTTTCTAAACTCACACCTCTTAAATTCCTAACTTAATTTGTGATTTTAGAAAAATTAAATACATGTTTGTTATGTTAAGGAACGGCATATTAGTTAGTGTTATAATTAACTTTGTTATTCTATTGCTAAGTTGAAATTCATATATTAACTTATACTATGGTACACACATAAAAATTATGTGAAAGTTTATTTTTAAGTTGAAGGATGATATAAAGTGGAGTATCTTATTTGGATAGATTATGTCCAAACCTTAAAAGTTTTAAGatcataaaaaaaattatatttccaTTTTAATATTATAAGCTTTTCGGAATTCACACGATTCTCAAAAATTACATCAATATTAATTAAACATGTAATTCTTTTTTGCTTAGATTCACACACATATCGagtatttaaaaaaaatgacatgcataaattaataaataaagatAATTTTATGAGAAAAGATAAGATTGTCATGCTTTTTATGATATAGTTTACATGTTAGTAATAGTGAAATTATTTATCGGAGGACGGAGcaggagaaaaagaaaataatagttACAAAGAAATGTAAATTAAAATTACATAAGTTTTTATGATAAAAAGTTCATTTGAGATACCATATAGATAAGTTaatgtaattttaaatatataagtaTTATCATATAGCTCTATTTTATGGGAAGATGTTATTGAAAATAATGGTGAAATTCTCGAAGAAATTGAATGATCATGATAAAACAATCATATGCTTTTCTAATGTTAGatctaacaacaacaacccagtagaatcccactaatggggtctggggagggtagtgtgtacgcagaccttacccctaccccaaaggagcAGAAAGACTGTTtttgaaagaccctcggctcaagaaaataaaaagacaaaacgaCAAGAGGAGACaacattagtatcaccacaacaatcatagaaaaaataggaacaccatgaaatgcagaagaaagatgcaaagcaaaaacgatagctagtaaataggacatgcactgaaaagcgaagtagtaaaacacaacattgtcactagctaccctagacaaaaaccctacatggccaGTCCCACAATAGTATGAAGTAAGTTaagactcaactacatcctaacctacaactctaatattcgacctccatatcttcctatcaagtgttatgtcctcggaaatctggagcctcgccatatcctgtctgatcacccctccccaatacttcttaggccgccctctacctcttctcgtgccctccacaaccagccgctcacacctccgtaccggagcatctggacttctcctttgaacatgtccgaaccatctaagcctc
Encoded proteins:
- the LOC104114904 gene encoding uncharacterized protein, whose translation is MASPSRGEVLTLFRSLLKTARQFPDYNIREYTKRRTIDGFRQNKDLSDPSKVAAAFSEGRAQLEVAKRQAVVYSLYAPKVKSVMELN